In Zingiber officinale cultivar Zhangliang chromosome 3B, Zo_v1.1, whole genome shotgun sequence, a single window of DNA contains:
- the LOC122055897 gene encoding uncharacterized protein LOC122055897, translated as MQERATLVPAEVLYHSRRDDAHHRVYMHRSEEAILVTTNQVDRAFIQEDSFHQLQRSGMRFIHMGVIQVRIQILHRQEEGTLLLVVFRDNRWQGDQAIFATMEVDLTHDSQLVYVIPDTMLTISDFYQNIQISILARGYEGWRNGEANILITRGMVGRLSNTPNVGFAYEVQNVVDYFTSHGVKALPGRRYNTREFMGQNWIIRPSTINIPLQPTEVTTNNLIDGRISLHFENYQATRTPTPPDYNSIDQENSNDDEEERMHLVAVLVAEQDILVAEPEVILYIKKRSATAKTPKRASKGAVGYDLAIDQDYSIPPRGQELLSTGVSIKVPEGTYARIAPRSSYAIQGIIIGAGVIDSDYRGEVKILAHNFSDNTLFFKAGEYIAQIILECCKTPMVMPVLELDMTSRGEEGLAQQLLTRNKE; from the coding sequence ATGCAGGAAAGGGCTACCCTAGTACCTGCTGAAGTTCTTTATCATTCAAGAAGAGATGATGCACACCATCGTGTGTATATGCATCGATCTGAAGAAGCTATTCTTGTTACAACTAATCAAGTTGACAGGGCTTTTATTCAAGAAGATAGCTTTCACCAGCTACAAAGAAGTGGAATGAGATTTATTCATATGGGGGTAATACAAGTCAGGATTCAAATTCTTCATCGACAAGAAGAAGGGACTTTATTACTTGTGGTGTTTCGTGATAATAGATGGCAAGGAGATCAAGCAATATTTGCCACAATGGAAGTTGATCTTACGCATGACAGCCAACTAGTGTATGTAATCCCTGATACAATGCTAACTATATctgatttttatcaaaatatacaGATATCTATTTTAGCAAGGGGATATGAAGGCTGGAGAAATGGCGAAGCTAATATTCTTATTACTCGAGGAATGGTTGGGCGATTATCCAACACACCGAATGTTGGATTTGCATATGAAGTCCAAAATGTTGTGGATTATTTTACGAGCCATGGAGTCAAAGCGTTACCTGGAAGACGATATAATACAAGAGAATTTATGGGGCAAAACTGGATTATTAGACCATCAACGATCAATATTCCATTACAACCGACAGAGGTAACCACTAATAATCTTATTGATGGCAGGATTTcacttcattttgaaaattatcaaGCAACAAGGACACCAACACCACCAGACTACAATTCCATTGATCAAGAGAATAGTaatgatgatgaagaagaaaggatgcaTCTAGTGGCTGTTCTAGTCGCTGAACAAGACATTCTAGTTGCTGAACCAGAAGTGATTCTCTATATCAAAAAGAGAAGTGCAACAGCTAAAACACCAAAAAGGGCATCAAAAGGAGCAGTTGGATATGACCTGGCTATTGATCAAGATTATAGTATTCCTCCACGAGGGCAAGAATTGTTGAGCACTGGTGTCAGTATAAAAGTTCCTGAAGGCACTTATGCAAGAATAGCACCACGCTCAAGTTATGCTATTCAAGGAATTATCATAGGAGCTGGAGTTATTGATTCAGATTACAGAGGTGAAGTAAAGATTTTAGCACATAATTTCTCTGACAATACTTTGTTTTTCAAAGCAGGTGAATACATAGCACAAATAATTTTGGAGTGCTGCAAAACCCCAATGGTTATGCCTGTTCTAGAATTAGATATGACCTCCAGAGGAGAAGAAGGCTTGGCTCAACAACTATTGACAAGGAACAAAGAATAG
- the LOC122055898 gene encoding uncharacterized protein LOC122055898 translates to MPSATYPSHFPLLSTSRQTSVAVRVDPENAIPKPLYEADKVPSRASYAAALRPLSPCASKKNFEGVGEDFNPAIIYNNKPGIFYTKEEVSSLAKPFEFSLIGKFSGSRPYAVVLQAFRNLGLSSFFNIRFLRSGYVFMHLISSEDMAWVWIRGVWFIGGVPLRIFKWTPYFSYTAESSVVPVWIRFLDLPIHMFSKATLFFAASIIGKPIKIDEATADCSRLSVARVCVEIDLLKPKIEDFWIGIGEEKRLQRVEFEKHPSYCVQCLHLAHSVEECYANGNNGKSAGWGPALGPKSGGEDLREKLNKRNEVFTEKVDSEFPIEALDGNVQRVEKQVWIQKKVFQKNKLLSLS, encoded by the coding sequence ATGCCGTCGGCTACATATCCTTCCCACTTCCCTCTTCTATCTACATCTCGTCAAACTTCTGTTGCGGTGAGGGTAGATCCAGAAAACGCGATTCCTAAACCTCTGTACGAGGCGGATAAGGTACCTTCTAGGGCATCGTATGCAGCGGCGTTGAGACCACTCTCCCCCTGTGCTTCTAAGAAGAACTTTGAGGGCGTTGGAGAGGATTTCAATCCTGCGATCATCTATAATAATAAGCCAGGTATTTTCTATACGAAAGAAGAAGTTTCATCGCTGGCCAAACCATTTGAGTTTTCTTTGATTGGAAAATTCTCTGGATCTCGTCCTTATGCGGTGGTTCTTCAAGCTTTTCGAAATCTTGGTCTTTCTAGCTTTTTCAATATCCGATTTCTTAGATCTGGTTATGTTTTTATGCACCTCATATCGAGTGAGGACATGGCTTGGGTATGGATTAGAGGAGTGTGGTTTATTGGAGGTGTGCCTTTGAGAATCTTCAAATGGACGCCATATTTCTCATATACTGCTGAATCTTCTGTAGTTCCAGTGTGGATACGCTTTCTAGATCTTCCAATTCATATGTTCAGCAAGGCTACGCTTTTTTTTGCTGCCAGCATCATAGGGAAGCCCATTAAAATTGATGAAGCTACAGCAGACTGCTCGAGACTTTCTGTAGCAAGGGTGTGTGTGGAAATTGATTTGCTAAAACCAAAGATCGAAGACTTCTGGATTGGTATAGGTGAGGAAAAGAGATTACAAAGAGTGGAATTTGAGAAGCATCCAAGTTATTGTGTTCAGTGTTTGCATCTGGCCCATTCGGTTGAGGAATGTTATGCTAATGGAAATAATGGGAAATCAGCAGGGTGGGGTCCGGCATTGGGACCTAAATCTGGTGGTGAGGATCTAAGGGAGAAGTTAAACAAAAGGAATGAAGTTTTTACAGAAAAGGTGGATTCTGAGTTCCCTATTGAGGCACTGGATGGTAATGTTCAGAGGGTTGAAAAGCAAGTTTGGATACAAAAGAAAGTATTTCAAAAGAACAAGCTACTAAGTCTAAGTTAG